In Tenrec ecaudatus isolate mTenEca1 chromosome 4, mTenEca1.hap1, whole genome shotgun sequence, a single window of DNA contains:
- the LOC142445673 gene encoding olfactory receptor 5G3-like has product MEDKNQTAVTEFFLLGLTHHLHQEIILFILVLSAYLVTLWGNLGMITLIWTDSRLHTPMYFFLSHLAFVDICSSSSIAPKMLCDLFAEKKGISFLGCASQMWFFGLFVATECFLLASMAYDRYVAICKPLLYTLIMSQPVCVQLVVGPYALALISTMTHTTLTFCLPFCGPNVINHFFCDILPLLSLACVDTWNNKLVLFILAGAVGVLSGLIITASYVCILLTILQMRSADGRQKAFSTCSSHLAAVSILYGTLFFIYVRPNSSSSLGLNKVVSLFYTVVIPMLNPLVYSLRNKEVKDAFRRKFERKNLSDK; this is encoded by the coding sequence ATGGAAGATAAGAACCAGACAGCAGTGACTGAATTCTTCCTCCTGGGCCTCACACACCATCTCCATCAGGAAATCATTCTCTTCATATTGGTTCTCTCTGCTTACCTGGTCACACTGTGGGGTAACCTGGGCATGATCACCCTAATATGGACTGACTCCAGACTTCACACCCCGATGTACTTTTTTCTCAGTCACTTGGCCTTTGTAGATATTTGCTCCTCTTCTTCTATTGCCCCCAAAATGCTGTGTGATCTCTTTGCGGAGAAGAAAGGCATCTCTTTTCTGGGGTGCGCCTCACAGATGTGGTTCTTTGGGCTCTTCGTGGCAACGGAATGTTTCCTCCTGGCTTCCATGGCGTACGATAGGTATGTGGCCATCTGCAAGCCTTTGTTATACACACTCATTATGTCCCAGCCGGTCTGTGTGCAGTTGGTGGTAGGGCCTTATGCCTTGGCTCTTATAAGCACCATGACCCATACCACATTGACGTTTTGCTTGCCTTTCTGTGGCCCAAATGTCATCAATCACTTCTTCTGCGACATTTTGCCACTGCTGTCTCTGGCATGCGTAGACACCTGGAACAATAAGTTGGTGCTTTTCATCTTGGCTGGAGCTGTAGGAGTACTTAGTGGCCTGATCATTACAGCCTCCTATGTTTGTATCCTGCTGACCATCTTGCAGATGAGGTCTGCTGATGGGAGGCAGAAAGCCTTCTCCACTTGCTCTTCCCACTTGGCAGCTGTGTCGATCCTATATGGGACGCTTTTCTTTATTTATGTTCGGCCTAACTCAAGTTCCTCCCTGGGCCTCAATAAAGTGGTATCCCTGTTTTACACTGTGGTGATCCCCATGTTGAACCCCCTTGtctacagtctgagaaacaaGGAGGTGAAAGATGCATTCAGAAGGAAGTTTGAAAGAAAAAACTTGTCTGATAAGTAG